The Lycium ferocissimum isolate CSIRO_LF1 chromosome 1, AGI_CSIRO_Lferr_CH_V1, whole genome shotgun sequence genome includes a region encoding these proteins:
- the LOC132054666 gene encoding adenosylhomocysteinase-like: MALLVEKTTSGREYKVKDMSQADFGRLEIELAEVEMPGLMASRTEFGPSQPFKGARITGSLHMTIQTAVLIETLTALGAEVRWCSCNIFSTQDHAAAAIARDSAAVFAWKGETLQEYWWCTERALDWGPGGGPDLIVDDGGDATLLIHEGVKAEEEFAKNGTIPDPTSTDNPEFQLVLTIIKESLKTDPLKYTKMKERLVGVSEETTTGVKRLYQMQANGTLLFPAINVNDSVTKSKFDNLYGCRHSLPDGLMRATDVMIAGKVAFIAGYGDVGKGCAAAMKQAGARVIVSEIDPICALQATMEGLQVLPLEDVVSDVDIFVTTTGNKDIIMVDDMRKMKNNAIVCNIGHFDNEIDMHGLETFPGVKRITIKPQTDRWVFPDTKSGIIVLAEGRLMNLGCATGHPSFVMSCSFTNQVIAQLELWNEKSSGKYEKKVYVLPKHLDEKVAALHLGKLGAKLTKLSKDQADYISVPVEGPYKPAHYRY; this comes from the exons ATGGCTCTCCTTGTCGAGAAAACCACATCTGGCCGTGAGTACAAGGTCAAGGACATGTCCCAAGCCGACTTCGGCAGGCTCGAAATCGAGTTAGCCGAAGTAGAAATGCCTGGTCTCATGGCTTCTCGTACTGAATTTGGTCCATCACAGCCATTTAAAGGTGCTAGAATCACCGGATCTCTACACATGACCATTCAAACTGCTGTTTTGATTGAAACCTTAACAGCTTTGGGTGCTGAGGTTAGATGGTGTTCTTGTAACATCTTTTCTACTCAGGATCATGCTGCTGCTGCTATTGCACGTGATAGTGCTGCTGTTTTCGCCTGGAAGGGTGAGACTTTGCAG GAGTACTGGTGGTGTACCGAGAGAGCTCTTGATTGGGGTCCAGGTGGTGGACCTGATCTGATTGTCGATGACGGTGGTGATGCTACTCTCTTGATTCATGAGGGAGTTAAGGCAGAGGAGGAGTTTGCTAAGAATGGAACAATCCCAGATCCCACCTCTACCGATAATCCTGAGTTTCAACTTGTCCTTACTATTATCAAGGAAAGCTTAAAGACTGATCCTTTAAAATACACTAAGATGAAGGAGAGACTTGTTGGTGTTTCTGAGGAAACTACCACTGGTGTTAAGAGGCTTTACCAGATGCAGGCCAATGGAACCTTGTTGTTCCCTGCCATCAATGTTAACGACTCTGTTACCAAGAGCAAG TTTGACAACTTGTACGGATGCCGCCACTCACTGCCCGATGGTCTCATGAGGGCTACTGATGTTATGATTGCCGGAAAGGTTGCCTTTATTGCTGGTTATGGAGATGTTGGTAAGGGTTGTGCTGCTGCCATGAAACAAGCAGGCGCCCGTGTTATTGTGTCTGAGATTGACCCAATCTGTGCTCTCCAGGCTACCATGGAAGGCCTCCAGGTTCTTCCTCTTGAGGATGTTGTTTCTGATGTTGATATCTTTGTCACCACAACCGGTAACAAGGACATCATCATGGTTGACGACATGAGGAAGATGAAGAACAATGCCATTGTCTGCAACATTGGTCACTTTGACAACGAAATCGACATGCATGGTCTCGAGACCTTCCCTGGTGTGAAGAGGATCACAATCAAGCCTCAAACCGACAGATGGGTCTTCCCAGACACCAAAAGTGGCATCATTGTCTTGGCCGAGGGTCGTCTCATGAACTTGGGATGCGCCACTGGACACCCCAGTTTCGTCATGTCATGCTCTTTCACTAACCAAGTCATTGCCCAGCTCGAGTTGTGGAATGAGAAGAGCAGCGGCAAGTACGAGAAGAAGGTTTACGTCTTGCCAAAGCACCTGGACGAGAAGGTTGCTGCCCTTCATCTCGGAAAGCTCGGAGCCAAGCTCACTAAGCTTTCCAAGGATCAAGCTGACTACATTAGCGTACCAGTTGAGGGTCCTTACAAGCCTGCTCACTACAGGTACTGA